The Methanothrix soehngenii GP6 genome has a window encoding:
- a CDS encoding Eco57I restriction-modification methylase domain-containing protein yields MTDVLAQRFIQKIFEALKVAESERSTCSFAFSKTKPIPTSWKCFTSDLAIPFWHIYAPSARQSEIRRLSSGISAENFMLLADLGEAAVLVIKTFGKGKGEKPLFKLLRKSEDYDEAANALRKFDLKSDDLMAHASLQAAKELLERSVGAIFINKGLFSNYFLKERLTKKMSERGRNLSKEAQDLFSKIDKCVFSDPLQAVSILEALGFNAHKKTSSGYPEYALDFKGEELDVCCIFAPVDSLDFRTGEMAAPSYQAVAKLRDFNWALLSNGPLWRIYCKKSPSESTSFFELNLEGLSDPSDQRLIFLAAIFSALSFVRKGGISDIDLIYEGSIIIGHGLEEDLRSKVFNDQLFLNLVRSTLVFDKRRRYSEADLEQGKKTALKLLYRLLFVLYAEARGLLPMQNENYRAVSLENMRSRLNALEKVHSGTEAWESLQALFRMIHCGNPAAQMPEYDGELFAEDEVDGKKIVNDHLLPAIKDLMLSSGTGIDYLNLGVRQLGSIYEALLEYSVKQAATDLMVYKDSAGKNGLTILDATFASDLQAKPKSFIPAGEIYLTVGGLARKGTGSYYTPDGIVRFLAKEGLKPHFRRREALFRQDMEKLRALKGSDPNLEMKSIDDLLGLEVVDPAMGSGHFLVAAANEITSWAISLLHENPDAPLNTQVEEDRRMVLEEQANRGIMLDADQLTDAVILKRMVMKRCVFGVDINPMAVELAKLSLWLESFTIGTPLTFLDHHMRCGDSLMGLWRNSLQEERQTRLRQWTGELEAAGKALFHSVSQSHDLNLEELRQSKEGYERARQMTKPQEELLDLQVASIIDPEAEDASLTRQFRAFHWEYEFPDAFIETEWGFDLVVMNPPWDVVKPEDDDFFSNLSPGFRRIKSKPEKRKVMEKLLLDPAAKAAYLDYRKKIEQRINFYRSSEYSLRGSGDTNLWKLFMERGMRLLAKGGTLSVVVPSGIITDEGGKPLREKLFEGKIRGIFEFENKRGIFPDVHRSYKFALLFWDKDEPVPVFPAAFYLQDVRALEGKAEQEKFLEMPMELVRICAPDSLSIPEVRNQQHLRVFTKLCRAHPLLGDPEKGWHVGLVAELHRTNDSKLFRSDGQGWPLIEGKSFHQFLPDYEKPIFTVDPDQGLKRTARCKFYKDGMNGFLHMMPRLAFRDIASSTNVRSMIACILPPKTLCSNKAPLTIPLENNCVQKGKSYLQFIGYLAGVFDSFVFDFLIRTRVSINLNFFYVYQTPIPANYHNSTAQKIIQLAARLSSPDERFRELAEAMDVPFGPLTMKERLEMTAELNALVARHYGLSREDLAVILESFASFEEDPGLESLEEIKWSDTLMRKFNGEVRRRVMGYFDALEKSPAHGGAE; encoded by the coding sequence ATGACAGACGTGCTCGCACAGAGGTTTATTCAAAAAATTTTTGAGGCACTGAAAGTAGCTGAGAGCGAAAGGTCAACTTGCTCCTTTGCCTTTTCTAAAACCAAGCCCATTCCCACAAGCTGGAAATGCTTCACCTCCGACTTGGCAATTCCCTTCTGGCATATTTATGCCCCCAGCGCAAGGCAATCTGAGATACGAAGATTGAGCTCTGGAATATCTGCCGAGAACTTCATGCTCCTAGCCGATCTGGGAGAAGCCGCGGTCTTAGTGATAAAGACATTCGGGAAGGGGAAGGGGGAAAAGCCTCTGTTCAAGCTTCTGCGAAAGTCCGAGGACTATGATGAAGCGGCGAATGCTCTTCGAAAATTTGATCTTAAATCAGACGACTTGATGGCCCATGCCTCGCTTCAGGCGGCCAAAGAGCTTCTGGAGAGGTCCGTGGGAGCCATTTTCATAAACAAGGGCCTATTTTCCAATTACTTCTTAAAGGAGCGTCTGACAAAGAAGATGTCTGAGCGAGGGCGCAATCTTTCCAAGGAGGCTCAAGATCTTTTTTCAAAAATTGATAAGTGTGTCTTCTCGGATCCTCTGCAGGCAGTGAGCATCTTGGAGGCCCTGGGCTTCAATGCCCATAAAAAGACAAGTTCCGGATATCCTGAATACGCTCTTGACTTTAAAGGCGAAGAGCTGGACGTCTGCTGCATCTTTGCTCCCGTTGACTCCTTGGATTTCAGGACTGGAGAGATGGCTGCGCCCAGCTACCAGGCGGTTGCCAAGCTGCGGGATTTCAACTGGGCACTCTTGAGCAATGGCCCTCTTTGGAGGATATACTGCAAGAAGTCGCCCTCTGAGAGTACCAGCTTCTTCGAGCTGAACCTGGAGGGATTATCGGATCCATCGGATCAGCGCCTGATTTTCTTGGCTGCAATATTCTCTGCGTTATCGTTTGTCCGGAAGGGCGGGATTTCGGATATAGATCTCATCTACGAAGGAAGCATCATAATTGGCCATGGCCTGGAAGAGGATTTGCGCAGCAAGGTATTCAACGATCAGTTATTCCTCAATCTGGTGAGGAGCACGCTTGTCTTCGATAAAAGAAGACGTTACAGCGAAGCTGACCTTGAGCAGGGCAAGAAAACGGCGCTGAAGCTGCTGTATAGGCTGCTATTCGTACTCTATGCCGAGGCCAGGGGGCTGCTGCCCATGCAAAACGAAAATTATCGTGCAGTCTCCCTGGAAAATATGCGGTCGCGCTTAAATGCTCTGGAGAAGGTTCATTCTGGGACAGAGGCCTGGGAGTCGCTGCAGGCACTTTTCCGCATGATCCACTGCGGAAACCCGGCCGCCCAGATGCCGGAGTATGATGGAGAACTATTTGCAGAAGATGAAGTAGATGGCAAAAAGATCGTCAACGACCATCTCCTCCCAGCCATTAAGGACCTGATGCTCTCTTCGGGAACCGGCATCGACTACTTGAACCTGGGCGTCCGGCAGCTCGGCTCTATCTATGAGGCCTTGCTCGAATATTCCGTCAAGCAGGCTGCCACCGATTTGATGGTCTATAAGGATAGTGCCGGCAAGAACGGCCTGACCATCCTTGATGCTACCTTCGCCTCAGATCTGCAGGCCAAGCCCAAGAGCTTCATCCCTGCAGGCGAGATCTACCTGACCGTAGGGGGACTGGCTAGGAAAGGGACCGGCAGCTACTACACCCCAGACGGTATTGTCAGATTTCTTGCCAAAGAGGGGCTCAAGCCTCATTTCCGGCGCCGAGAAGCGCTCTTTCGCCAGGACATGGAAAAGCTCCGCGCCTTGAAGGGCAGCGACCCAAATCTTGAGATGAAGAGCATCGACGATCTCCTGGGATTGGAGGTCGTGGACCCGGCAATGGGAAGCGGTCATTTTCTGGTGGCGGCCGCCAATGAGATAACCTCCTGGGCCATCTCGCTTCTGCATGAGAACCCGGATGCTCCCCTCAATACCCAGGTGGAAGAGGATAGAAGGATGGTCCTGGAGGAGCAGGCCAATAGGGGCATAATGCTTGATGCCGATCAACTCACTGATGCCGTCATCTTGAAGAGAATGGTAATGAAGCGCTGCGTCTTTGGCGTGGACATCAATCCCATGGCCGTGGAGCTGGCCAAGCTCTCCTTGTGGCTGGAGTCCTTCACAATTGGAACGCCCCTTACCTTCCTGGATCATCACATGCGCTGCGGAGACAGCCTCATGGGACTATGGCGAAACAGCCTGCAGGAGGAGCGGCAGACCCGCCTGCGACAGTGGACAGGAGAGCTTGAAGCGGCAGGCAAAGCCCTCTTTCATAGTGTCAGCCAGTCCCATGACCTGAATCTAGAGGAATTGCGACAAAGCAAGGAGGGCTACGAGCGGGCGAGGCAGATGACAAAGCCCCAGGAGGAGCTGCTGGACCTGCAGGTGGCATCCATCATCGATCCAGAGGCCGAAGACGCAAGCCTGACCCGGCAGTTCCGAGCCTTTCACTGGGAGTATGAGTTTCCGGATGCTTTTATAGAGACGGAGTGGGGCTTTGACCTGGTGGTGATGAACCCACCCTGGGATGTGGTCAAGCCAGAGGATGACGATTTCTTCTCCAACCTATCCCCGGGTTTTCGCAGAATAAAGAGCAAACCTGAGAAGAGAAAAGTGATGGAGAAGCTGCTCCTGGACCCAGCAGCCAAAGCCGCTTACCTGGATTACAGAAAAAAGATCGAGCAGCGCATCAATTTTTATCGGTCTTCTGAGTATTCTCTGAGAGGAAGCGGGGACACCAATCTCTGGAAGCTCTTTATGGAAAGAGGCATGCGCCTTCTGGCAAAAGGCGGGACGTTATCTGTCGTTGTGCCATCCGGCATAATCACGGATGAAGGGGGAAAACCGCTTAGGGAGAAGCTGTTTGAGGGAAAGATCAGAGGCATTTTTGAGTTTGAGAACAAAAGAGGAATTTTTCCGGATGTTCATCGAAGCTATAAATTTGCCTTACTATTCTGGGACAAGGACGAGCCAGTTCCCGTATTTCCGGCGGCTTTCTACCTGCAGGATGTAAGGGCCCTGGAGGGAAAGGCAGAGCAGGAGAAGTTTCTGGAGATGCCTATGGAGTTAGTCCGGATTTGTGCCCCAGATAGTCTCTCCATTCCTGAGGTGAGAAACCAGCAGCATTTGCGAGTGTTCACCAAGCTTTGCAGGGCGCATCCCCTGTTGGGAGACCCGGAGAAGGGATGGCATGTAGGCCTTGTCGCCGAACTGCACAGAACCAATGACAGCAAGCTTTTCCGCAGCGATGGTCAGGGCTGGCCACTCATCGAAGGCAAATCTTTCCACCAGTTCTTGCCGGATTACGAGAAGCCCATCTTTACCGTAGATCCTGACCAAGGGCTGAAGAGAACAGCAAGGTGCAAATTTTACAAAGACGGAATGAACGGATTCCTGCATATGATGCCTAGATTGGCTTTTAGAGATATAGCAAGCAGCACAAATGTGCGTAGCATGATTGCTTGCATCTTGCCGCCAAAAACACTCTGTTCGAATAAGGCGCCGTTAACAATTCCACTCGAAAACAACTGTGTTCAAAAGGGGAAGAGTTATCTGCAATTTATTGGCTATTTAGCTGGCGTTTTCGATTCATTTGTGTTTGATTTCCTGATTCGAACTCGCGTTAGCATAAATCTCAACTTCTTCTACGTATACCAAACACCCATCCCCGCTAATTATCATAATAGTACCGCCCAAAAAATCATCCAGCTAGCCGCCCGCCTTAGCTCCCCAGACGAGCGTTTCCGGGAGCTAGCGGAGGCGATGGACGTGCCCTTTGGTCCCCTCACCATGAAGGAGCGTCTGGAGATGACCGCGGAGCTAAACGCCCTGGTAGCCCGTCACTACGGCCTCTCTCGTGAGGATCTGGCTGTAATCCTGGAGAGCTTTGCCAGCTTCGAGGAGGACCCGGGGCTTGAGAGCTTGGAGGAGATAAAATGGAGCGACACCCTCATGCGTAAGTTCAATGGTGAGGTGCGGCGGAGGGTCATGGGGTACTTCGATGCTCTGGAAAAAAGCCCTGCCCATGGGGGTGCGGAATGA
- a CDS encoding Fic family protein → MIEPYIPDTLPLKIIDWERHVTLIGKANAALARYDGILLGMVNPQVLLSPLTTREAVLSSRIEGTQASLEEVLQYEADVGEPRPDQEIPDTPQIRDIHEIINYRRAMGAAVEELAARPFSINTIRNLHRILLTGVRGGHKDPGEIRHIQNYIAPPGTPIERATFIPPAPSILMDALSNWEEYLYSNERDPLVQLSILKAQFELIHPFLDGNGRIGRMIVPIILYHKKILSRPTFYISAYLERNRETYYERLLAISRDGDWNGWISFFLQAIVLQSEENSVKARSILNLFNDMKTQVPEITRSQYSVQAIDVLFSSPVISSRDFAIKSGIPNRTAQRIVERLEQKGILRLLREGKGSRSPVYLFSGLLDITEREGK, encoded by the coding sequence ATGATCGAACCCTATATTCCCGATACTTTGCCCCTGAAGATCATAGACTGGGAGAGGCACGTAACCCTCATCGGCAAGGCCAACGCCGCTCTAGCTCGATACGATGGGATTCTTCTGGGAATGGTAAATCCTCAGGTGCTGCTATCGCCGCTGACCACTCGTGAGGCCGTCTTATCATCGCGGATTGAAGGCACTCAAGCATCGCTGGAGGAGGTCCTGCAATACGAGGCCGATGTTGGAGAGCCCAGGCCGGATCAAGAAATTCCTGATACCCCTCAGATCAGGGACATTCACGAGATAATCAACTATCGAAGAGCGATGGGTGCAGCGGTTGAGGAACTGGCAGCCCGACCATTCAGCATCAACACCATTCGAAACCTCCACCGCATACTTCTTACAGGCGTTCGAGGAGGGCACAAGGACCCCGGCGAGATCCGGCACATCCAAAACTACATTGCACCTCCTGGCACTCCCATCGAGAGAGCAACCTTCATTCCGCCGGCACCCTCAATTCTGATGGATGCCCTATCCAACTGGGAGGAATACCTCTACAGCAATGAAAGAGACCCGCTCGTCCAGTTGTCCATCCTCAAAGCCCAGTTTGAGCTGATTCATCCGTTTCTGGATGGAAATGGCAGAATCGGAAGAATGATTGTGCCCATAATCCTGTATCACAAGAAAATACTCTCCCGGCCCACGTTCTATATCAGCGCCTACTTAGAACGAAACCGGGAAACCTACTATGAGCGATTGCTTGCGATATCCAGGGATGGGGATTGGAACGGATGGATATCCTTTTTCCTTCAAGCCATTGTTCTACAATCAGAAGAGAACAGCGTTAAAGCAAGGTCGATTCTGAATCTGTTCAACGACATGAAAACGCAGGTTCCAGAGATCACACGCTCGCAATACTCCGTCCAGGCAATTGATGTCTTGTTCTCCAGCCCGGTCATCAGCTCCCGCGACTTCGCAATAAAATCCGGGATTCCGAACAGAACTGCGCAGAGGATTGTTGAGAGATTGGAGCAGAAGGGAATCTTGCGGCTGCTTCGTGAGGGAAAGGGAAGCCGCTCTCCAGTATATCTATTCTCTGGGCTTCTTGATATAACTGAGAGAGAGGGTAAATGA